One Hemiscyllium ocellatum isolate sHemOce1 chromosome 45, sHemOce1.pat.X.cur, whole genome shotgun sequence genomic region harbors:
- the LOC132835989 gene encoding zona pellucida sperm-binding protein 3-like, giving the protein MASLHSLHGPLSIYSCLLDSKAEDSFSTFVLPGDGREPDKLRFDLDAFRFYGDEHSLIFITCHLKVAAVDQGDSRNKACTFWKLENMCGAGCDGDPDCDSGMSDLCFIAGLGPVQETQANTHQLEMTSSIKQ; this is encoded by the exons ATGGCTTCCCTCCATTCACTTCATGGCCCTTTGTCCATCTACAGTTGCCTCCTGGACAGCAAAGCTGAGGACTCCTTTTCAACCTTTGTGTTGCCGGGAGACGGGCGGGAGCCAGACAAGCTCAGGTTTGACCTGGATGCCTTTCGTTTCTATGGAGATGAGCATTCCTTG ATTTTCATCACCTGTCACCTGAAAGTTGCGGCAGTGGATCAGGGAGATTCCAGGAACAAAGCTTGTACTTTCTGGAAGCTGGAGAATAT gtgtggagctggttGTGATGGTGACCCTGACTGTGACAGTGGTATGTCTGATCTCTGCTTCATTGCTGGCCTTGGTCCTGTACAGGAAACACAAGCGAACACCCATCAACTTGAGATGACATC